The following are from one region of the Aequoribacter fuscus genome:
- the cysM gene encoding cysteine synthase CysM, protein MVNYPTIESCIGGTPLVRLQRMPGNTSNTVLAKLEGNNPAGSVKDRPALNMIQAAESRGEIQPGDTLIEATSGNTGIALAMAAAIKGYKLKLIMPSHMSEERKLAMAAYGAELIEVSQEEGMEGARDLALSMQAQGLGRVLDQFGNPDNPAAHFQGTGPEIWDQTAGTITHFVASMGTTGTIMGCSRFFKSVNPKIQIIGLQPADGASIPGIRRWPEAYLPSIYKPDTVDHIYDIDQNEAEVTMRRMAKEEGIFCGVSSGGVMAGALRLSREVENAVIVAIVCDRGDRYLSTGVFAG, encoded by the coding sequence ATGGTGAATTACCCCACGATAGAGTCCTGCATAGGTGGTACCCCATTAGTGCGCTTGCAGCGCATGCCCGGCAATACGAGCAATACGGTACTTGCGAAGCTCGAGGGTAATAATCCAGCGGGCTCCGTCAAGGATCGGCCGGCACTTAACATGATCCAGGCGGCTGAGTCTCGTGGCGAAATACAACCGGGTGATACTTTGATAGAAGCAACCTCGGGCAACACGGGTATCGCGCTCGCGATGGCGGCAGCGATTAAGGGCTATAAACTTAAACTCATTATGCCGTCGCACATGAGTGAAGAACGCAAGTTGGCGATGGCGGCTTATGGTGCCGAGTTAATTGAAGTGAGCCAGGAAGAGGGTATGGAGGGAGCCAGAGATCTTGCTCTGTCGATGCAGGCTCAGGGTCTTGGACGCGTTTTGGACCAATTTGGTAATCCAGATAATCCCGCGGCGCACTTTCAGGGCACAGGCCCTGAGATTTGGGATCAGACGGCAGGTACGATAACACATTTTGTTGCGTCTATGGGTACCACGGGCACCATCATGGGATGTTCGCGATTTTTTAAATCAGTGAACCCGAAAATCCAGATCATTGGCTTGCAGCCCGCGGATGGGGCGAGCATCCCCGGCATTCGTCGGTGGCCCGAAGCGTATTTACCCAGCATTTACAAACCCGATACGGTTGATCACATATACGATATAGACCAAAACGAAGCCGAAGTAACGATGCGCAGAATGGCGAAGGAAGAAGGTATTTTCTGTGGTGTGAGCTCGGGTGGGGTGATGGCCGGTGCGTTGCGTTTGAGTCGTGAAGTAGAGAACGCCGTCATCGTGGCCATTGTTTGTGACCGCGGTGACCGTTACTTGTCGACCGGGGTGTTTGCAGGTTAA
- the acpS gene encoding holo-ACP synthase, which produces MILGLGSDIVDIERIAAAVTRHPERFARRILTEHEWHAYQERDYCVNFLAKRFAAKEAVSKCFGTGLRGALQWQTIQVLNSDLGQPTVELLDDAHALLAPNAMISITLSDERRYAIAFAVYHLSAPC; this is translated from the coding sequence ATGATATTGGGTTTAGGCTCTGACATCGTAGATATTGAGCGCATCGCAGCCGCGGTAACGCGTCATCCCGAACGTTTCGCGCGGCGCATTTTGACCGAGCACGAATGGCACGCGTATCAAGAGCGCGATTATTGCGTAAATTTTTTAGCCAAGCGCTTCGCCGCTAAAGAGGCAGTGTCTAAGTGTTTTGGGACGGGGTTGCGGGGAGCGCTTCAGTGGCAAACGATACAGGTACTCAACAGCGACTTAGGTCAGCCGACTGTCGAGCTGTTGGACGACGCGCATGCTCTGCTTGCCCCCAACGCGATGATTTCGATAACCCTGAGTGACGAACGGCGGTATGCAATTGCGTTTGCTGTGTATCATCTGAGTGCGCCATGTTAA
- the recO gene encoding DNA repair protein RecO, whose protein sequence is MAMGIQQPAFLLRKRPFQESSEIVDLFTPERGRVSCVVKGAKRKRLGGSLSQRLQLFRPLVVRFQGRGDLKTLLDAEELHEPYTLFGEGFYAAHYANELLLRVLQQEESYAELFADYASLLEVLEADSSPRAPIRRFEWSILQTLGAEPDLSTDANGEPIDPDKWYHFVDNTGWLDALEHTASKPAPGRWLLALAINEPEAWASKFARELCRTLLLPYIGEAPFKSRLLWQQQAQQQ, encoded by the coding sequence ATGGCCATGGGCATACAGCAGCCAGCGTTTTTGTTGCGTAAACGTCCTTTTCAAGAAAGCAGTGAGATAGTCGATTTATTCACACCGGAGCGCGGAAGGGTGTCATGTGTCGTTAAGGGAGCCAAACGCAAGCGCCTCGGTGGCTCTCTGTCACAACGTCTTCAGCTGTTTCGCCCGCTAGTCGTGCGATTTCAGGGCCGCGGCGATCTTAAAACCTTGTTAGACGCGGAGGAACTGCACGAGCCTTATACTCTATTCGGCGAGGGCTTTTATGCGGCCCACTACGCCAATGAATTGTTGCTGCGTGTGCTGCAGCAAGAGGAGTCTTACGCCGAGCTGTTCGCAGATTACGCCAGCCTGCTTGAAGTCTTAGAGGCAGACTCCTCGCCAAGGGCGCCAATAAGACGTTTCGAGTGGAGTATTTTACAGACCTTAGGTGCGGAGCCGGATCTTAGCACTGATGCAAATGGCGAGCCTATCGATCCAGATAAGTGGTATCATTTTGTCGACAACACCGGGTGGTTGGATGCGCTCGAGCACACGGCAAGCAAACCGGCGCCAGGGCGTTGGCTGTTGGCCTTAGCGATTAACGAGCCAGAGGCATGGGCGAGCAAGTTCGCGCGTGAACTCTGTCGAACATTGTTATTGCCTTACATTGGTGAAGCGCCGTTTAAATCGCGTCTCCTTTGGCAGCAACAGGCCCAGCAGCAGTAG
- the era gene encoding GTPase Era, translating into MTESIKKSAIVAIVGRPNVGKSTLLNHILGQKISITSRKPQTTRHTLLGIHTEGDFQLVFVDTPGIHSEHKKALNEYMNHAATQAMADTDIICMIVDRTHWNADDERVFKHVKRHSAKLVLVVNKVDLLNDKGRLLPYLEELYQKSGADEIVPVSAFTPSDVQRLVQALVKLSPVGEAIFPEDQVTTRSSRFLASEIVREKITRQLGDELPYSATVAIESFDVGERFTEIHATIYVERQGQKKILIGDGGSRLKSIGTEARLDMERLFDHKVVLKLWVKVKANWSDDARAMKSLGFGDAD; encoded by the coding sequence ATGACGGAATCGATAAAAAAATCGGCGATTGTTGCCATAGTTGGGCGCCCTAACGTCGGTAAATCGACCCTGCTGAATCACATACTGGGTCAGAAAATCAGTATCACCTCCCGCAAGCCCCAAACGACGCGACATACTCTGCTCGGCATCCACACCGAGGGAGACTTTCAACTGGTGTTTGTCGATACGCCTGGAATTCACTCGGAGCACAAAAAGGCTTTGAATGAGTACATGAACCATGCGGCAACTCAGGCGATGGCTGATACTGACATTATCTGCATGATCGTCGACCGCACCCACTGGAATGCCGATGACGAGCGAGTCTTTAAACACGTAAAACGGCACTCGGCCAAATTAGTACTCGTGGTCAATAAAGTCGATTTGCTTAACGACAAAGGTCGTTTGCTGCCTTATTTAGAGGAGCTTTATCAAAAATCGGGGGCAGACGAAATTGTGCCGGTATCGGCGTTTACGCCCAGTGATGTGCAGCGCTTAGTCCAGGCGCTGGTCAAGCTATCTCCAGTAGGCGAGGCGATATTCCCGGAGGATCAAGTCACGACTCGAAGCTCTCGATTTTTAGCGTCTGAGATCGTGCGCGAGAAAATCACACGACAATTGGGTGACGAGCTGCCGTATTCTGCGACGGTCGCCATTGAAAGCTTTGACGTGGGTGAGCGTTTTACCGAGATTCACGCTACGATTTACGTTGAGCGGCAAGGACAGAAGAAAATCTTGATCGGAGACGGTGGCAGTCGCTTGAAGTCAATCGGGACCGAGGCTCGATTGGATATGGAGCGCCTGTTTGATCACAAAGTCGTATTAAAGCTTTGGGTCAAGGTCAAAGCAAACTGGTCTGATGACGCCCGCGCCATGAAAAGCCTAGGCTTTGGTGACGCTGACTAG
- the rnc gene encoding ribonuclease III, giving the protein MQLSALQQAIGYQFKDLSLIELALAHRSVGAKNNERLEFLGDSLVNHVVAEALFKRYPKAPEGEMSRRRAYLVKGETLAAIAREKNLGDFVELGQGERKSGGHRRKSILADALEAVAAAILLDSDFETAKQVVFAWFRDRLNDETSFAASKDAKTSLQEWLQGRGLALPEYHLVATRGEDHQKVFVVECRVPSKGLKETASASSRRRAEQTSAQQILDRLQ; this is encoded by the coding sequence TTGCAGCTGAGTGCTTTGCAACAGGCGATCGGCTATCAGTTCAAAGATCTCAGTCTCATAGAGTTGGCTTTGGCGCATCGCAGTGTCGGCGCAAAAAATAACGAGCGATTGGAGTTTTTAGGGGATTCTCTGGTCAATCATGTCGTTGCCGAAGCGCTGTTTAAACGTTACCCCAAGGCCCCCGAAGGTGAAATGAGCCGGCGGCGTGCTTACCTTGTAAAGGGCGAGACGCTCGCGGCTATCGCTCGAGAAAAAAATCTGGGCGATTTCGTAGAGCTTGGACAGGGCGAGCGCAAAAGTGGCGGTCATCGGCGCAAGTCGATATTGGCTGATGCCTTAGAGGCCGTTGCCGCCGCCATACTGCTGGACTCCGATTTTGAAACGGCAAAGCAGGTGGTGTTTGCCTGGTTTCGCGATCGCTTAAATGACGAGACCTCGTTTGCGGCGAGTAAAGATGCGAAAACAAGCTTGCAAGAGTGGCTGCAAGGCAGGGGTTTAGCGCTGCCTGAATACCACTTGGTAGCGACGCGTGGCGAAGATCATCAGAAAGTCTTCGTTGTCGAATGTCGGGTGCCGAGCAAGGGCTTAAAAGAAACGGCGAGCGCCAGCAGTCGGCGTCGCGCTGAGCAGACCTCCGCGCAGCAAATATTGGATAGACTACAATGA
- the lepB gene encoding signal peptidase I, with translation MSFDFPLILLVLVSVSGLVWLADALVFAPRRRQRHEAFSSGAALDVPPLEEPVLVEYARSFFPVLFVIFILRSFIVEPFQIPSSSMVPTLQVGDYILVNKFTYGLRLPVARTKVLDIGEPQRGDVMVFFPPHQNKTYFIKRVIGIPGDVIEYKNKQLSVNGETLALDFVDVVIERGRPYHLLSETLPNGETRDVQFDPLRPVRDFKEVVKPGHYFMMGDNRDNSSDSRVWGQVPEEDIVGKAFAIWMHWESVLSTPSFDRVGGIR, from the coding sequence ATGTCATTCGATTTTCCGTTAATTTTGTTGGTGTTGGTCTCGGTCAGTGGGCTCGTTTGGTTAGCCGATGCCTTGGTGTTTGCGCCGCGGCGCCGACAGCGGCATGAAGCGTTCTCTAGTGGAGCGGCGCTGGACGTTCCGCCTTTAGAAGAGCCTGTTTTGGTTGAGTACGCACGGTCGTTTTTCCCCGTTTTGTTCGTCATATTTATCTTGCGCTCTTTTATCGTCGAGCCGTTTCAAATCCCGTCATCTTCGATGGTGCCCACCTTACAAGTCGGGGATTACATCCTGGTCAATAAGTTCACTTATGGTTTGCGGTTGCCGGTGGCGCGAACGAAAGTACTTGATATTGGCGAGCCGCAGCGTGGTGACGTCATGGTGTTTTTTCCGCCGCACCAAAACAAAACCTACTTCATAAAACGGGTGATCGGTATCCCCGGTGACGTGATCGAGTATAAAAATAAGCAGCTATCGGTCAATGGTGAAACGCTTGCGCTAGATTTCGTGGACGTGGTGATCGAACGCGGTCGGCCTTATCACTTACTGTCTGAAACCTTGCCAAATGGCGAAACACGAGACGTGCAATTTGACCCCTTGCGGCCAGTGCGAGACTTCAAAGAAGTGGTTAAGCCCGGACATTATTTCATGATGGGCGACAATCGTGACAATTCAAGCGACAGTCGCGTGTGGGGGCAAGTCCCCGAGGAAGACATTGTGGGTAAAGCCTTTGCAATTTGGATGCATTGGGAGTCGGTCCTCAGTACGCCGAGCTTTGATCGAGTCGGTGGCATCCGTTGA
- the lepA gene encoding translation elongation factor 4 has translation MSDLTHIRNFSIIAHIDHGKSTLADRLIQICGGLSEREMAEQVLDSMDIERERGITIKSQSVTLNYQAQDGRTYQLNFIDTPGHVDFSYEVSRSLSACEGALLVVDAGQGVEAQSVANCYKAIEQGLEVVPILNKMDLPQAEPEKVKVEIEEIIGIDATNAVPCSAKTGFGMDQVLEEIVHMIPPPQGDYDAPLQALIIDSWFDNYLGVVSLVRVVQGTLKKRDRVVTRSNGKTHQVDSVGIFTPKRTETASLRAGEVGFMIAGIKDILGAPVGDTLISSQYPETPPLPGFQRIKPQVYAGIFTVSTDDYEDFRDALGKLTLNDASLFYEPETSDALGFGFRCGFLGMLHMEIIQERLEREYDLDLITTAPTVVYEVEKKDGEIINVDNPSALPDPGLIQEIREPIARAHILVPQDYLGNVITLCIDKRGVQKDMQFLGSQVSLTFDLPMSEVVLDFFDRLKSVSRGYASLDYSFERFEPANLQRLDVLINGERVDALAVIVHRDHVMSRGRALTEKMKDLIPRQMFDVAIQAAVGGKVVARQTVKALRKNVTAKCYGGDATRKRKLLEKQKAGKKRMKQVGRVEVPQAAFLAVLQVDN, from the coding sequence TTGAGCGATCTAACACATATCCGCAATTTTTCGATTATTGCCCACATTGACCATGGTAAATCAACGCTTGCTGATCGTTTGATTCAGATTTGCGGAGGCTTGAGCGAGCGTGAAATGGCCGAGCAGGTTCTTGATTCGATGGACATCGAGCGAGAGCGTGGTATCACGATCAAATCGCAAAGTGTCACCCTGAATTACCAGGCGCAAGATGGCAGGACGTATCAGCTTAATTTTATCGATACCCCCGGCCACGTTGACTTCAGTTACGAGGTGTCGCGCTCGCTATCGGCATGCGAAGGTGCTTTACTCGTGGTCGATGCCGGGCAAGGTGTAGAAGCCCAGTCGGTGGCCAACTGTTACAAAGCCATCGAGCAGGGTCTAGAAGTCGTTCCGATCCTCAATAAAATGGACCTGCCACAAGCAGAGCCTGAAAAAGTAAAGGTCGAGATTGAGGAGATTATTGGTATCGACGCAACCAACGCGGTGCCCTGCAGCGCGAAGACTGGCTTTGGCATGGATCAGGTGCTGGAAGAAATTGTGCACATGATTCCGCCTCCTCAAGGCGATTACGACGCACCGTTGCAGGCGCTGATCATCGACTCTTGGTTCGACAACTATCTGGGGGTCGTATCGCTCGTGCGCGTCGTGCAGGGCACCTTAAAGAAACGAGACAGGGTGGTTACTCGCTCGAATGGCAAAACGCACCAAGTCGACAGCGTGGGTATTTTTACACCAAAGCGCACAGAGACGGCGTCTTTGCGAGCCGGCGAAGTGGGGTTCATGATCGCTGGCATTAAAGACATTCTGGGGGCCCCGGTGGGGGACACCTTGATCAGTTCTCAGTACCCAGAGACGCCACCTTTGCCAGGGTTTCAGCGTATCAAACCGCAAGTGTATGCGGGTATCTTTACAGTCTCTACCGATGACTACGAGGATTTCCGTGACGCGCTCGGCAAGCTCACCTTAAACGACGCGTCGTTGTTTTATGAGCCTGAAACGTCTGATGCGCTTGGCTTTGGCTTCCGTTGCGGTTTTCTGGGCATGCTGCACATGGAAATTATCCAAGAGCGGCTTGAGCGTGAATACGATTTAGATCTCATCACCACTGCGCCAACGGTCGTTTATGAAGTTGAGAAGAAAGACGGTGAAATCATTAATGTCGATAACCCGAGTGCCCTGCCAGATCCTGGGTTGATTCAGGAGATTCGCGAGCCTATTGCTCGGGCGCATATTTTGGTGCCTCAAGACTATTTAGGCAATGTCATTACCCTTTGCATAGACAAACGAGGTGTACAGAAAGACATGCAGTTCTTGGGTTCCCAAGTGTCGCTCACGTTTGACTTGCCGATGTCAGAGGTGGTCTTAGATTTCTTTGATCGTTTGAAGTCAGTCTCTCGAGGTTACGCCTCGTTAGATTACAGTTTTGAACGGTTTGAGCCGGCAAATCTGCAACGTTTGGACGTGCTGATCAACGGCGAACGGGTCGATGCTCTCGCTGTCATCGTGCATCGAGATCACGTGATGTCACGCGGCAGAGCCCTAACCGAGAAAATGAAAGATCTGATTCCTCGGCAGATGTTCGATGTCGCGATTCAGGCGGCGGTGGGTGGTAAAGTCGTAGCGCGGCAAACAGTCAAAGCTTTGCGCAAAAACGTCACAGCAAAGTGTTACGGTGGCGATGCGACCCGCAAGCGCAAGCTGCTTGAGAAGCAAAAGGCGGGTAAAAAGCGCATGAAACAAGTCGGTCGCGTCGAGGTGCCTCAAGCCGCGTTTTTGGCCGTATTGCAGGTAGACAATTAA
- a CDS encoding Do family serine endopeptidase codes for MAPQRWLTALILVVWSALSAASSLPDFTEIVEDSAPAVVKILVEYKAGQNRAESESFDHDALPDYLKRFFDPRGMPNSPRPRSSMGSGFVLTKDGYIVTNNHVVDGADAVVVRFSDRQEYDAVIVGLDELSDLALLKIEAEDLPTLPLAQPDELKVGEWVLAIGSPFGLDFSVTAGIVSAMGRSLPTETNDNYVPFIQTDVAINPGNSGGPLFNLAGEVVGVNSQIYTRSGGSIGLSFAIPVSVVRDVVDQLRDGGQVKRGWLGVSIQNVDKNLAEGFGLDRPRGALVVDVVDESPAAEAGLQSGDVIMTFDGESIETSSQLPHVVGLVKPGSQVEVSVMRDGTLRTLSVEVGALPERSKPVLASAQSSAENLLGLVVKNADQQTLEALGLSAAVVVEKVVPESPAAAQGILPGDAITMVGSSPIRSVADFDNAVAQLDPGQSIPLRLNRRGSPMFRGLRVPSP; via the coding sequence ATGGCACCACAACGGTGGCTTACCGCGTTAATATTGGTTGTGTGGAGCGCTCTCAGTGCTGCATCAAGTTTGCCCGACTTTACGGAGATAGTTGAAGACAGCGCCCCGGCCGTGGTGAAGATTCTTGTAGAGTATAAGGCGGGCCAAAATCGCGCTGAGTCGGAATCGTTTGATCACGATGCCTTGCCGGATTACTTAAAGCGATTTTTTGATCCTCGTGGAATGCCTAATTCGCCTCGCCCTCGCAGCTCGATGGGTTCCGGCTTCGTATTAACCAAAGATGGCTACATTGTGACCAACAACCATGTGGTCGACGGTGCAGATGCGGTGGTGGTGCGCTTTTCGGATCGCCAAGAATACGATGCTGTTATTGTAGGGCTTGACGAATTGTCCGATTTGGCACTGCTGAAAATCGAGGCTGAGGATCTACCCACGCTGCCTTTAGCTCAGCCAGACGAGCTAAAAGTCGGGGAGTGGGTGTTAGCCATCGGATCTCCGTTTGGTCTGGACTTTTCTGTCACCGCTGGCATCGTCAGTGCCATGGGGCGATCGTTGCCCACAGAGACGAACGACAACTATGTGCCGTTTATCCAAACGGATGTGGCGATCAACCCTGGCAACAGCGGCGGGCCCTTGTTCAACCTGGCTGGAGAGGTGGTCGGCGTGAACTCGCAAATCTACACCCGCTCGGGCGGGTCGATCGGGCTTTCGTTTGCTATTCCTGTCAGTGTTGTGCGCGATGTGGTCGATCAGCTCCGCGACGGTGGTCAAGTCAAGCGCGGGTGGTTGGGTGTGAGTATCCAAAACGTAGACAAGAATCTCGCTGAGGGCTTTGGTTTGGATCGTCCAAGAGGCGCTCTCGTCGTAGATGTGGTAGACGAAAGTCCCGCTGCTGAGGCCGGTTTGCAGTCGGGTGATGTGATTATGACTTTTGACGGTGAATCGATCGAAACGTCTTCCCAGTTGCCGCACGTTGTCGGTCTGGTTAAGCCCGGTAGTCAGGTCGAAGTGAGTGTCATGCGTGACGGTACCCTACGGACTTTGAGCGTCGAAGTAGGTGCTTTACCCGAGCGGAGTAAGCCGGTACTCGCAAGCGCTCAGTCGAGTGCAGAGAATCTATTGGGCTTGGTGGTTAAAAATGCGGACCAGCAGACCCTAGAAGCGCTGGGTCTTAGTGCGGCCGTGGTGGTGGAGAAAGTCGTGCCCGAATCGCCCGCGGCAGCCCAAGGTATCTTGCCTGGAGACGCTATCACGATGGTGGGTTCGAGTCCAATTCGCAGCGTTGCTGACTTCGACAATGCCGTCGCACAGCTTGACCCAGGACAGTCCATACCCTTGCGTCTAAATCGAAGGGGTTCGCCCATGTTTCGTGGCCTGCGGGTGCCCAGTCCATAG
- a CDS encoding SoxR reducing system RseC family protein, with protein sequence MLSEPLVVVGVSEDGRSVDVLGSRQTTCGSCSAKIGCGHGVFNNQRSAQTFTLPLGDAMKGVVVGEPIRLVLPANGLLKLAYLAYVQPLLLAMALATLVAQVAPAQVGAQVVALLVGLGCGAVWSLTRTSVRQVIAGMLEISESSHRK encoded by the coding sequence GTGCTGAGTGAACCCTTAGTCGTTGTTGGTGTTTCAGAAGATGGGCGGAGTGTCGATGTTTTGGGGTCGCGGCAGACAACCTGTGGCAGTTGCTCGGCGAAAATCGGATGTGGGCACGGAGTGTTCAACAATCAACGGTCTGCGCAAACGTTCACTCTGCCTCTGGGCGATGCAATGAAAGGCGTTGTGGTCGGAGAGCCCATTCGTTTGGTGCTCCCAGCCAACGGCCTCTTGAAGTTAGCGTATCTCGCCTACGTGCAACCGCTGTTGTTGGCGATGGCATTGGCCACTTTGGTCGCTCAGGTGGCGCCCGCGCAGGTCGGGGCCCAAGTCGTGGCCTTGCTGGTCGGTTTAGGCTGTGGCGCAGTGTGGTCGCTGACACGGACGTCGGTGCGGCAAGTAATAGCGGGTATGCTTGAAATCTCCGAAAGCTCCCATAGAAAGTAG